Proteins from one Capricornis sumatraensis isolate serow.1 chromosome 2, serow.2, whole genome shotgun sequence genomic window:
- the MEF2D gene encoding myocyte-specific enhancer factor 2D isoform X2, with amino-acid sequence MGRKKIQIQRITDERNRQVTFTKRKFGLMKKAYELSVLCDCEIALIIFNHSNKLFQYASTDMDKVLLKYTEYNEPHESRTNADIIETLRKKGFNGCDSPEPDGEDSLEQSPLLEDKYRRASEELDGLFRRYGSAVPAPNFAMPVTVPVSSQSSLQFSNPSGSLVTPSLVTSSLTDPRLLSPQQPALQRSSVSPGLPQRPASAGAMLGGDLSSANGACPSPVGNGYVSARASPGLLPVANGNSLNKVIPAKSPPPPAHSAQLGAPSRKPDLRVITSQGGKGLMHHLTEDHLDLNNAQRLGVSQSTHSLTTPVVSVATPSLLSQGLPFSSMPTAYNTDYQLTSAELSSLPAFSSPGGLSLSNVTAWQQPQQPPQPQPPQQPQPPQPPQQPQQPPQQQPHLVPVSLSNLIPGSPLPHVGAALTVTTHPHISIKSEPVSPSRERSPAPPPPAVFPATRPEPGDALSSPAGGSYETGDRDDGRGDFGPTLGLLRPAPEPEAEGSAVKRMRLDTWTLK; translated from the exons ATGGGGAGGAAAAAGATTCAGATCCAGCGAATCACCGATGAGCGGAACCGACAG GTGACGTTCACCAAGCGGAAGTTCGGGCTGATGAAGAAGGCGTACGAGCTGAGCGTGCTCTGTGACTGCGAGATCGCGCTCATCATCTTCAACCACTCCAACAAGCTGTTCCAGTACGCCAGCACGGACATGGACAAGGTGCTGCTCAAGTACACGGAGTACAACGAGCCGCACGAGAGCCGCACCAACGCTGACATCATCGAG ACCCTGAGGAAGAAGGGCTTCAACGGCTGCGACAGCCCGGAGCCCGACGGGGAGGACTCGCTGGAACAGAGCCCCCTGCTGGAGGACAAGTACCGGCGCGCCAGCGAGGAGCTGGACGGGCTCTTCCGGCGCTATGGG TCAGCTGTCCCGGCCCCCAACTTTGCCATGCCCGTCACGGTGCCCGTGTCCAGTCAGAGCTCCCTGCAGTTCAGCAATCCCAGCGGCTCCCTGGTCACCCCTTCCCTGGTGACGTCATCCCTCACGGACCCACGGCTCCTGTCCCCCCAGCAGCCAGCGCTGCAGAGGAGCAGCGTGTCCCCCGGCCTGCCCCAGCGGCCAGCCAGTGCAG gggcCATGCTGGGGGGAGACCTCAGCAGTGCTAACGGAGCCTGCCCCAGCCCTGTCG GGAATGGCTATGTCAGTGCTCGGGCTTCCCCTGGCCTCCTCCCTGTGGCCAATGGCAACAGCCTAAACAAGGTCATCCCTGCCAAGTCTCCACCCCCACCCGCCCACAGCGCCCAGCTTGGAGCCCCCAGCCGCAAGCCTGACCTGAGGGTCATCACTTCCCAGGGAGGAAAGGGGTTAATGCATCACTTG ACTGAGGACCATTTAGATCTG AACAATGCCCAGCGCCTTGGGGTCTCCCAGTCTACCCACTCGCTCACCACCCCAGTGGTTTCCGTGGCAACACCGAGTTTACTCAGCCAgggcctccccttctcctccatgcCCACTGCCTACAATACAG ATTACCAGTTGACCAGTGCAGAGCTCTCCTCCTTACCAGCCTTCAGTTCACCTGGGGGGCTGTCGCTCAGCAATGTCACTGCCtggcagcagccgcagcagccaCCCCAGCCGCAGCCTCCGCAGCAGCCGCAGCCACCCCAGCCACCCCAGCAGCCACAACAGCCACCTCAGCAGCAGCCCCACCTGGTCCCTGTGTCTCTCAGCAACCTAAT CCCGGGCAGCCCCTTGCCCCACGTGGGTGCCGCCCTCACAGtcaccacccacccccacatcAGCATCAAATCGGAACCAGTGTCCCCCAGCCGTGAGCGCAGCCCTGCGCCTCCACCTCCAGCTGTGTTTCCGGCCACCCGCCCTGAGCCTGGCGACGCTCTCAGCAGCCCGGCTGGGGGCTCCTACGAGACGGGGGACCGGGATGATGGACGGGGGGACTTCGGGCCCACACTGGGCCTGCTGCGCCCAGCCCCAGAGCCTGAGGCTGAGGGCTCAGCTGTGAAGAGGATGCGACTCGACACCTGG ACATTAAAGTGA
- the MEF2D gene encoding myocyte-specific enhancer factor 2D isoform X1, producing MGRKKIQIQRITDERNRQVTFTKRKFGLMKKAYELSVLCDCEIALIIFNHSNKLFQYASTDMDKVLLKYTEYNEPHESRTNADIIETLRKKGFNGCDSPEPDGEDSLEQSPLLEDKYRRASEELDGLFRRYGSAVPAPNFAMPVTVPVSSQSSLQFSNPSGSLVTPSLVTSSLTDPRLLSPQQPALQRSSVSPGLPQRPASAGAMLGGDLSSANGACPSPVGNGYVSARASPGLLPVANGNSLNKVIPAKSPPPPAHSAQLGAPSRKPDLRVITSQGGKGLMHHLNNAQRLGVSQSTHSLTTPVVSVATPSLLSQGLPFSSMPTAYNTDYQLTSAELSSLPAFSSPGGLSLSNVTAWQQPQQPPQPQPPQQPQPPQPPQQPQQPPQQQPHLVPVSLSNLIPGSPLPHVGAALTVTTHPHISIKSEPVSPSRERSPAPPPPAVFPATRPEPGDALSSPAGGSYETGDRDDGRGDFGPTLGLLRPAPEPEAEGSAVKRMRLDTWTLK from the exons ATGGGGAGGAAAAAGATTCAGATCCAGCGAATCACCGATGAGCGGAACCGACAG GTGACGTTCACCAAGCGGAAGTTCGGGCTGATGAAGAAGGCGTACGAGCTGAGCGTGCTCTGTGACTGCGAGATCGCGCTCATCATCTTCAACCACTCCAACAAGCTGTTCCAGTACGCCAGCACGGACATGGACAAGGTGCTGCTCAAGTACACGGAGTACAACGAGCCGCACGAGAGCCGCACCAACGCTGACATCATCGAG ACCCTGAGGAAGAAGGGCTTCAACGGCTGCGACAGCCCGGAGCCCGACGGGGAGGACTCGCTGGAACAGAGCCCCCTGCTGGAGGACAAGTACCGGCGCGCCAGCGAGGAGCTGGACGGGCTCTTCCGGCGCTATGGG TCAGCTGTCCCGGCCCCCAACTTTGCCATGCCCGTCACGGTGCCCGTGTCCAGTCAGAGCTCCCTGCAGTTCAGCAATCCCAGCGGCTCCCTGGTCACCCCTTCCCTGGTGACGTCATCCCTCACGGACCCACGGCTCCTGTCCCCCCAGCAGCCAGCGCTGCAGAGGAGCAGCGTGTCCCCCGGCCTGCCCCAGCGGCCAGCCAGTGCAG gggcCATGCTGGGGGGAGACCTCAGCAGTGCTAACGGAGCCTGCCCCAGCCCTGTCG GGAATGGCTATGTCAGTGCTCGGGCTTCCCCTGGCCTCCTCCCTGTGGCCAATGGCAACAGCCTAAACAAGGTCATCCCTGCCAAGTCTCCACCCCCACCCGCCCACAGCGCCCAGCTTGGAGCCCCCAGCCGCAAGCCTGACCTGAGGGTCATCACTTCCCAGGGAGGAAAGGGGTTAATGCATCACTTG AACAATGCCCAGCGCCTTGGGGTCTCCCAGTCTACCCACTCGCTCACCACCCCAGTGGTTTCCGTGGCAACACCGAGTTTACTCAGCCAgggcctccccttctcctccatgcCCACTGCCTACAATACAG ATTACCAGTTGACCAGTGCAGAGCTCTCCTCCTTACCAGCCTTCAGTTCACCTGGGGGGCTGTCGCTCAGCAATGTCACTGCCtggcagcagccgcagcagccaCCCCAGCCGCAGCCTCCGCAGCAGCCGCAGCCACCCCAGCCACCCCAGCAGCCACAACAGCCACCTCAGCAGCAGCCCCACCTGGTCCCTGTGTCTCTCAGCAACCTAAT CCCGGGCAGCCCCTTGCCCCACGTGGGTGCCGCCCTCACAGtcaccacccacccccacatcAGCATCAAATCGGAACCAGTGTCCCCCAGCCGTGAGCGCAGCCCTGCGCCTCCACCTCCAGCTGTGTTTCCGGCCACCCGCCCTGAGCCTGGCGACGCTCTCAGCAGCCCGGCTGGGGGCTCCTACGAGACGGGGGACCGGGATGATGGACGGGGGGACTTCGGGCCCACACTGGGCCTGCTGCGCCCAGCCCCAGAGCCTGAGGCTGAGGGCTCAGCTGTGAAGAGGATGCGACTCGACACCTGG ACATTAAAGTGA